ACTCCTTGAAACCAACCACCAAGCACGATGTTGTTGCTCTGATCAATAGCCACTACGCTTGATGTCTGATCAGATCCATCGCCGAAGCGCTTGGCCCACAATGCCGTCGGGGCGCAGGATGGGATCGTGCCATCGCAGTCGTGGTCTCCTGGAGAGGCACAGGTCTCAGCGAAGGGCACGATCTCGCCAAGGCATGGCCCATAAGCCGTTCCGGACCTGTTACACGTGTGAGTGCCGGGCACGCACATGCCAACACCGCTCGTACCGGGTGGACCGGAGTAGCACTGCCCAGACGAATCCGGAATGCAAACGCAACCTGCGCCCTCCTCGTTCGTCTGGCCGTCACAATCGTCATCTACCGCGGTGTTGCAGGTCTCCGTGGAAGGAATCACTTCCCCCGTACAAGGGCCATACGCCGTTCCCTGAACGTTGCAGATCTGAACGCCTCCTTGGCAGACGCCAAGGCCCTGCGTTCCAGGCGGCCCGGAATAACAAGCGAGTAGAGAGTTGGGAATACAAAAACCCCCGCTTCCACCCACGCCCGGACCACCACCACTATTCCCGCCGCTAGCTCCTCCGGCGCTGTCCTGTCCGCCGCCCCCCTGCATTCCGGCGCCTCCGGGCCCCTCGTCGTCGCCGCCCGCTGCGCCTCCCGCGGAACCACCGACAATGCAGCCGCATGGCAGGTAGCCGGTACCATCTGCCATGCAGGCCTGCGCGCCTTCTGATCCACCGGGGCAAGCGCACGCGATCTGCTGCCCAGGAATACAGAGGTGGCCCGTACCGCTCGTCCCAGAGGCGGTCGTCGAGCCCGTCGAAGCAGTGGTCCCGCTTGTGTCATCTGCGCCGCACGCCGCGTAGCCAGCACCAAGAATCGTCAGAGAAGCGGCCAAAACAGATCTGCGCACGAAATGCCTCCTTGTACCAGGTTACCAGCTCACCGACGAGCGTGTCACCCAGCAGCAGCGCGTGCGCGCCCTCTTCGATTTTCGAGGCAGAACCGGTGGTAGCCGCGAACTCGATCGAACGCGACGACACATGACGCCACGCATCATCACCCCCGGTCCTACCCCGCCATCGTGCCGTGCGCGAGATGGGTGAGGCGAGCACTTCGGGCGCTCTGGGGCACGTCGGCCCTGGCTCGATCCGAATTAGCCGTTGTCGATGGAGGGCCCGTCCGGCGTTGGTAAAGCCGAGCGAGCCATCTCTACTTCGACGGCAGCATGCCACGCCTCGCGCCTTCGGAAGGAGCGGTCCCTCGGGCGGCCCGCGGCTGCCGGACCGGTTCGAGACCGACAGCGGCCAGCACCGCGGCAACCCCCGTCCGCTCGTCCTCCGCCGCGGCTTGGCGCGGTCCCGGGTCCCGAGCCAGTGCCTGGAGGTAGGCGACGAACGCCTCCCGCCGGACCAGGCGCATCTTGCCGAGCTTCGTAACCGGCAAGGGAAAGCCCGGCGCGCGGATCGTGTCGAGGAAGACGCGCGCCGGGATCCCGGTGACCGACTCGACGTTCTTCTGCGAGAGCAACTCCGGCTGCGGCGCTGTGAGCGTGAGCCCGTCCAGCGGGATCGCGAGCGTCGCCGTTGCCATAGCGGGCTGGGCAAGCCCTCTCGGTGGGCACGCTCCTCTGGCGGGCACATCCGGGAATGTCCGCTCGACCACGCGCGCGCCGTTACCAGGCTGACGAAGAGCAAGGGGTGCCGATACACGCGCGAGAGCCGCTCGTGTCATGCTGTACCTCCATCTGAGTTGGGTTCGCGAGCAACCGTGACTGACGCTGCCGGAAGGAGCACGAAACGGTAATTCTGCGTCGCCGGTAACTCGCCGCGACTTACCCGGAGACCCGCCTGGGAAAAACACCCTGTGGAATCGCGGGGTTGGGTCTTCTGGAAAGCGCCGCTGAGGGGCCGAAACCGGGGGTTGCGAAGGGCTCGATTTGGTAATTTCGCGCGCGCCGTCGGCGCCGCGCCCGGAGGCGACACAGACGGGGCGCCAAGGTAGGCACGTCGCGCAGAACGCGACCAGCGCCCGCGCGCGTCGAGCCGCGCCGCCAGCAGCAGGAGTTCACCGTGACGCGTTCGTGGCGCTCGCCGCTCGCATAGGACGCGTGGCACCCCCAGTACGGAAGCTCCTTAGCCGGTCGCCCCGCCGCACGCGCTCGGAGGTCGTCGTCTCGCCCTCATCGCCGGTCGGGGTAGCCGCGCTAATGATCGACGTCCCGATCGCGTCCGGTCGCGCATCTTCCGTACCTGTCCGGTGACCTGCATGCTGCCTTGGAGCCTCTGCGCTGCGTAGAAACCCTCGCCGGGGCGGTCGTGCGCGTGCCACCGACGTTCGATGAGGATACGCTGGCGCGCGTCGTTCGCGCACTCGGAGGTGTGCGATGATCCCGGGCCGCGTCTCGATCTACGTCGCCACCGAGCCGCTCGACTTGCGCCGCCCGCCTCGGGATCTCTCCGCTGCCTGCCTCCGCGGCGCGCTTTTTACTGCGTGGTGGAGACGTATGGAGTCCTCCGCAACGAGGAGTTGATAGACGCGCTTGCGACGATTCGCGTGCTCCTTGAGCCGCCGATGACTCCATGGGGCATCGCTGCTCATTCAGCAGGGGATCATGCGGCATTGCCACAAGGCGGTTCCCGTCTCCGGATTCAGCGCGCACGTGCAGCGCACGGGGTTGCAGCCGGGCTCCTTGGGGCACTCGATGCCGACGTGCTCCGGACACGCCGTGCCGTCCAGCATGAGCAGCTCCTCGCTGTCCGTAGGGCACACGAGGGGCTGACACGCGGCCGGCGTCGTGCAGGACCACGCGCCGCCCTGGCAATGACAGACCGGCCCGCAGTCCGAGTACCCGCCGCAGGTCATCCCCTCCGTGTCGCAGCACGCGCCGTCCGGCGGCGGCACCGTAGGCCCACGGAGCTCGAGCGGCTGGAAGGTCACGGCGTCGAGGCAACCCACGGCGCTGCCACTGCACGTACAGGTGGCCCCGGGCGCCACACAGTGAGCCGTCGTCGCGCACATATCGCCGGAATCGCTCCATGGCGTACACGCGCCGCCCGCGCTGCCGGAACCACCCGCCGCGCCCGCGCCGCCCGACCCGCCGGCGCCGCTGGAGCTAGCCGTCATGCCCGCGCCGCTGGAACCGCCCGCCGCGCCCGCGCCGTCGGAGCCGCCCGCCGCGTCAGCGCCGCTGGAGGCGCCGCTTGTCATTTCATCGCTGAGATTCGAGGATCCGCAGGCCGCTGAAACACTCAACGCAAGGAGGAGGAGCCAGGAGCGCATCCCCCTAGCATAGCAAGCGCGGGCTCGTCGGGTGGGGGACCAAGGTGACCAACCGGTCTATCTACGACATCCATGTTCCGCTCGACCGCGAGGCGCTGGCCGAGGCGCACCGCCAGGCGGGCTTCAACGTGCTGTGGAGCGACTACATGCTCCCGGTCGACGCGAGCCTCTTTGGCGTCGGCTGCATCGAGCCGCCTTGGCTCCGGTTGCCGGTGCTTGGCGCGGCCTCCGCGGTCACCGGGCTCGTCTGGGCGCTCGACGCGCGCGGGCTGGCTCCGCGCCCTAATCTCGCCACGTCTCCGTACCTCTTCTGTGTCGCGAGAGGCCCTGAGCCGCCATGCTGGCCAGTTCGACGCTGAAGAGCCCGTCGGGCCGTTGACACGACGGAAGGAGTCGTGGGAGCCTCGGGGCTCGCCGCGCGTTGCGGCGAGCAGTCCAGATGGCCCCTCCTCTAGGAGGCTTCATGAACAGGCGTTCGTTCGTTGTGCGCCGCGAACCGGCCAGTAGCCTACATTGCGCGCGATCTGGCTCCGTGTCCTCGCTGTTTGCGTCGGGTAACCACCGTGCGTCGATTGCCCTGCTCTGCGGCACGGCAGCGCTGCTCGCGGCCTGCGCCGGGACAGACCCCGGGGGCGATGCGGCCGGCGGCGACAGCGCGGCCAGCGGCAGCGGGGCAGTCGGAGGAGGCGATGCTGTCGGCGGGGGCGGTGCTGTCGGCGGGGGCGGTGCTGTCGGCGGGGGCGGTGCGGCCGGCGGGGGCGACGCAGCCGACCCGTGCCATGACCCGAGCGCTCACACCGTGTCCTCCGAGCTCGATCTCAGCCTACCCGCCTATGGACCGCGGCCGGACGACGAGCTCACGCCCGCGCTGGGCTCGGACGGGACCAACTACCTGCTCGTCTGGGTCGACAGCCCCTCCGGGGACGACGGCGTGCGCGACCTCCTCGCCGCGCGCGTCGCGCCCGACGGCGCCGTGATCGACACCGAGCCCCTGGTCGTCGGCGCCGGCCCCGGCGACGAGGGCGTGCCGGCCGTCACCTTCGACGGGACCAACTACGTCGTCGTCTGGGCCGACGACACCGGGTTCTACGGGCCTCCGAACGCGCTGAGCGACATCCGCGCCGCCCGGATCAGCCCCGACGGCGTGGTGCTCGATCCGGGCGGGGTCGTCGTCAGCAGCGCCGAGCAGCCGGACTCCTGGCCGATCGCGGTCTCGATCGGCGCGACCACCGTGGTCGCCTGGGCCGCGGAGGGCGACGGCATCCGCTTCGCCCGCCTCTCGCTCTCCGGCGAGGTCCTCGACCCGGGCGGCGTTCCGGTCGGCTCCGGGCCGGTGAACGGCCGCCCGGCGCTCGCGACCGACGGCGAGGGCGCGCTCATCGCTTGGGAAGACGGCGACGTCCGCGCCGCGCGGGTGACCACCGGCGGCGCGGTGCTCGACCCCGGCGGCGTCCCGGTCGCGACCGGCGGCGGATGGCAGCCCGTCGCGGCCTTCGACGGCGAGCGGTACTGGATCGTTTGGAACGGCGACGCCGTGCGCGCCGCGCGCGTGACCACCGACGGCGCGGTGCTCGACCCCGAGGGCATCTCCGTCCACGAGGGCCCGACCGCGGAGCTCGACAACGTGGTGGCTGCCTTCGACGGCGAGGACCTCCTCGTCCTCTGGACGACGCCGCACCCGATCGAGCGCGCCAACGCCGTCGACGTCCGCGCCACCCGGGTGAGCCGCGCGGGGGACGTGCTGGATCCCGACGGCGCGCTCGTGGCGTCCGGCTCGCCCACGTACCATGAGGTCGCGCTCGCGGCCGGCCCCGGGGGCGCCTTCGCGGCCTGGATGCAGGGCGGCCTCTCGGCGCCCTGGGACGTCTTCGGGGTGGCGCTGCACGGCGCCACGCCGGGCGCGCTCCCGGCGCCGGTCGCCGTGGCTCCGGCCGATCAGAGCGCGCCGACCGTGGCCTTCGATGGGCGGAGCTACGTCGCCGCCTGGTCGGACAGCCGCACGGTCACGCGCAGCATCCGCGCGAGCCGCGTCAGCCCTTCGGGGGCTCTGCTCGATCCCGCGGGCATCCTCATCGCCGACACGCCCTGGAGCGACGTGCAGCCGCTCGCCGCCTTCGACGGCCAGAACACGGTCATCGTGTGGGAGGCCTTCGACTGCTGCGGCGCCACCGCGCTCCACGCGGCCAGGCTGAGCCCGGAGGGCGTCCTCCTCGACGCCGCCCCGATCGCGCTGCCGCTCCGCACGAACCTCGACTTCGAGGTCGACATGGCCCTCGCGTCGGACGGGCACGGCGTGCTCGTCGCGGTGGTCGACGAGCTCGGCGAGATCGAGCTCGTGCGCGTGGATCAGGCGGGGGACGCGGAGCTCTTGCCCGCGTCCCCCGCGGGGATCACCGGGAGGCGGGTCGCGCTCGGCTGGAGCGGCGCGAGCTATCTCGTCACCTGGGCGGCCCTGGACGAGGAGGGCGCGCTGCGCGGGGCGCGGGTGAGCCAGTCCGGAGAGTGGCTCGACGCGGCGGGATTCCGCATCTCAGGCGAGGGCGCGGTCGTGGCCCCTGCGGCCCTCGCGCCGCGCGGCGCGGGGAGCCTGGTCGTCTGGGAGGCGATGGACGCCGACGGCGTGGGCCTGTACCGCGCCGAGGTCGGCGCGGACGGGACCGTGAGCCCGCCCGGCGGGGCGCTGCTCGCGGCGGTCGCCGGGGCGGCGGCAGGGGAGCCGTCCGTGGCCTCGAGCGGCGCGCGCGCCGTGGCGGTGTGGCAGGACGACGGCGGGGCGGATCTGGACGTGCGCGGCGCGGAGCTTCCGAGCGGGGGCGCGGCGTCGGAGGTGTTTGCGGTCTCGGCCGAGCCGGGCCGGGAGGCGTCGCCGCGCGTGAGCACGTGCGGCCCGTCGAGCGCGTTCGTGACCTACACCCGGTCCACGTCGGCACGCACCTCCGACGTGCGCGGGCGGCTTTTCGGCCAGCGCTGAGCGGCTCGCCGCCGAAGTTGGTGCGCCGGAGCTGCGGACAATCCTGAAGATCGGCCCGCCCATCGCCGCCGCAGACCACGTTCTCTCTATGCCCGCACTCCAGCGGGACCCTGGCGCAGACGCCCATCGCCTCGCCGAGCCCACACCCGTGGTCGCGTGTGGGGGGCGAGGCGACGTTCGCCGTGAGCAAGGGGCCGGGGTGGCGGCCGTCGGCAAGCCCGCGTCGGCCTGACCGCCGGCGGTAGCCGAGATGGGCAGCGCGATCGAGGTGCTCGCCGCCGACCCCGATATGCCCGCCGCCTGCTCGGTCAGGCACCAGCCCATGTCCCGATATGCCCGCCGCCTGCTCGGCCAGGCACCGGCCCATGTCCCGATATGCCCGCCGCCTGCTCGGCCAGGCACCGGCCCATGTCCCGATATGCCCGCCGCCTGCTCGGCCAGGCACCGGCCCATGTCCCGATATGCCCGCCGCCTGCTCGGCCGGGTGGTGTCCTCGTTTGAGGATTCTTGTCCTAGTTTGACCCCGGGCTTCGCATTGCGGGCGACTCGTGATGGGGTCCTGACGGCGATCCACTGCACCGAGCAGAAGGCGCGCCTCGAGGAGGCGATCGTCCTGCGGTACGCCGGGGAGATCGGCGGCAGCTCGCGGAGCGGGGGTTATGTAGCCTGATTTTTGCCGTCTGGACGGTCGTGTCTGAGCCCAGGTCGCGGTGATGCGACGACGGCATTGCAATTGCGAACGGATTCGCATATCGGTGCACTATGGGAGACCATGTGCGCCTAGCGCTCTGGCGCTGCCGAGGTATTGGGCGATCGCGGGGGGTATCCAGACGACCGTGGGCTCTCAAGGGACCAAGTCTTCTTGGGAAGGGACAAGAATCATGAACCACCGAGCTCGATATACCCTCTCGGCGCTGATCGCGGCTGCCTCGATGAGCGTCGGAGGCCCAGCCTCTGCCGACGTGACCATCTGGGGAAATGTATCGCCTCAGAATCCAACGGACCCATGGGACCTCGGACTGGACCCGCTCCGCGTGGCATCCGGCGTGGTCGAGGTGACCGATGGCGGGACGTTGATCAGCCCCGGCGCAACCGTGCGGGGTAACCACGATCCCGGCATCGTCCTGGTCGACGGGTATGGCTCGACCTGGATCAACAACGGATCCATCGAGGTCGGCGACGATCTCGAGAGCCGGATCGTCATCCGTCACGGCGCCGAGGCGATCACCGATGATCTCGTGGTGGGCATCGGAGGCGACACGAAATCTGGCCGCGCGCTCGTCGAGGGGTATGACGCCACCTTGACGAGCAGGACGACGACCTACATCGGCACGCAGGGGCATGGAACCCTAGAGCTCAGGCAAGGAGCGAGCTTCTTCTCACACGACGTCTACTTCGGCGGCATCATCGGCCGCAGCTGCGGGACCTGCACCGGCGAAGCCATCATTACGGGCACCGCGACGAGGTGGGTGAGCACGGGAGCGTTCGTCCTGGGCATGAGGAGCCGCGGCCTGCTGGACATTCGGAGCGGCCAGCTCTCCACCGTGAACGCGCGCATCGGCGGCGATGGCTTCATGAACAGCCGCGCGAGCGTCAGCGGCTGGGGCGGCACCTGGACCAACCAGGGGCTCCTTCAGGTGGGATCGAACTACGGATATGGCACGCTCACCGTCGGCGCTTATGGGACCCTGACCACAGAAGATACCGAGATCCGCTCGGAGCTCGGAGGTGGCTTCGTCAAGGTGAACGACGTCTATGCGTCATGGCTGAACAGCGGCGGTGTTTCAATCTTCGCCTCTCTGTCGCAGTCTCCGTCGCTCCTGATCGACAAGGGCGCCTCCGTGACGATCGGCGGCCTCCTCCGGACAGCGCTGTTGTTCGGCGGCTATCCCTATCTGGGGCCCTCCGTGCGGCTCGCGAAGGGCGACCTCGTCGCAGGCGCGATCGACGTCGATGCGGGCGACTTCGACTTCGCCGGCGGGCGCCTCGAGACCGGCAGCTTCCTGGGCGATCTCTCCAACACGCAGGCCGGCGAGCTCTCCGTCGGAGAGGTCTACCCTTCGACCGGCATCGCCGGCACCTACAGCCAGGGGCCGGGCGCCGCCCTCCGCCTCACGGTCGCAGGCTCGAGCTCCTCGCCGCTCCTCCAGGTGGATGGGGACGTCAACCTCGACGGGGCGCTGGAGGTCCTGCCGGCCGCCGGGTCTGTGTCGTTCCAGGCCGGGGACACCATCGTTCTGCTCGGCTGGAGCGGTGACCTCACCGGGACGTTCACCTCCGTGAACATCGCCTTGCCGCTCGCCCCAGGGCTCGCCTGGGACACTTCCGCGCTGTACACGACCGGCGAGATCACCGTCGTAACCGCAACCTGAGCGCCGCTGGCTTTCGAAGCAGAGGCGCCTCTCCGCGATGTACCTCCCCGACGGGGAGACCTGGATCTCGGCGCAGGTGTTCTCCCGGCTGCTCACGCCCTCCGGCAGCGTCGAGACGGTCGCCACGGCGGAGAGAGACCGAGGTTGGTGACGAAGGCGTTCACCAGGGCAGCGGATCGTCCTTCAGCTCGCGCTGCCAGAGCGCGCGAATGGCATCGACGGTCTCGGGGGCAAGCCGCGCGTTTGCAGCGGCGAAGTTGTCGAGGGCCTGCTCGACGGACTTCGCGCCGGGGATGACGGTGGATACCTGCGGCTGGGCCAGGATGTACTGGAGCGCGGCGTGCGTCATCGAGGTGCCCGGGGGCAACAGGGCCGCGAGCCGCTCGACGAGCGCGGTGCGGCGGGCGAGGACCTCGGGTGACCAGCGGCGGCGCACGTCGGTGAACTCGGCGTCGCGGCGATACCTTCCGGACAGCCAGCCCGAGTCGAGCGGCACCTTCGCGATCAGCCCGACTCCCCTCTCTTTCGCCGCCGGGAACGCGCCGCCGGGCTCTTGGTGAAAAACGTTGTACAGGACTTCGAGCGCCTTGCTTCGGGTGGTCTCGACGACCGTCTCCGCGTCGACTCGCCAGTCCAGGGATACGCCATAGACCCTGAGCTTTCCTTCCGTCTTGAGCTTCTCCAGCTCCGCGTACTGGGACGAGCACCGGCCATCCATGAGCTCCCGGGGTGGGCTGTGGAGCAACAGGATGTCGACGTAGTCGGTCTGCAGGCGGCGCAGGCTCCCTTCGAGCGAAGGCCGGATGGCGCTGGTATCGAAGTTGGTGCTCCCTTCGGGGCTGCGACCGAACTTGGTGCAGATGACCACCTTCTGGCGGACGTGCTTCAGCGCCTGCCCCAGCAGCTCCTCGCTGAGCCCACGGCCGTGGGCGGCGTACGCGGGAGCGGTGTCGAAGAAGGTGCACCCGGCATCGAGCGATCGGTCGATGATGCGTAAGGCAGCCGCGCGATCATGGATGCCCCAGTCCGGGTTGGCGAGCTGCCAAGCGCCGAGGCCGATTTCACTTACCGATATGCCCGTATCGCCGAGGGGACGGCTGTTCATGGTCGGTCCTTTCTCGACAAGAGGCTAGCCGGCTTGTTGAATCGATTCAATATCCGACATCGAGGAACCGAAGCAACCGTCTGATATCGTTCAGTAACGACGGGATGCCTGGGGCCACCTCGATGAGCCGGCCGGAATGGTCGGTGTCGCGGTAGATGACGCGCGGCTCGCTCTGCTCGATCATCGCGTAGAGCGCCGCTTCGCCGCGCCGTCGGGCGCGAGGGCGCGCCGGAGGTGCTCGGTGAAAGCGCGCACCTTCGGCAGGACGTGGCGGGTCGGGAGCGATACGACCGAGATCGCGACCGCATCGCACGCGGTGTCCGGAAGCACTTCGACGAGCTTCCGCGCCTTGCCCGCGCGCGCCAGCATGAAGTCGCAGAGCCACGCGAGGCCGGCGCCCTCGATCGCCAGCTCGATCAGCGCCTCGCCGTCGTCGACGACGATGCGCCGCGTGGGCGCGATCTCGCGCACCTTCACGCCGTCGCGGAGGCGCCACGGGATGAGCCGGCCGTGCGCCGCGTACCCGAGGCGCACGTGGCGCTCGAGGTCGTCGACCGTGCGAGGCCGGCCGTGCTTGCGCAGGTAGCCGGGCGCGCCGCAGACGAGCATCCGAGAGCGGCCGACCGGGCGTGCGATCAGACCCGAGTCCGGCAGCGTGCCCAGCCGGACCGCGACGTCGATCCGCTCCGACGCGAGATCGGCCGGGTCGTCGCGCAGCACGAGCTCGACGTCGACGTCCGGGTAGCGCTCGGCGAAGCGCGCGAGCACCGGCACGAGCACGTGACGGCCGACCACCGTCGGCGCCTCCACGCGGAGGAGCCCGGCCGGTCGATCGCGCAGACCCGAGGTGGCGCGCTGCGCGTCGTCGAGCTCGCGCAGCGCGGCGCGGGCGCGCTCGAAGAACGCGCGCCCTTCGTCGGAGAGCGTCA
The DNA window shown above is from Sorangium aterium and carries:
- a CDS encoding aldo/keto reductase, translated to MNSRPLGDTGISVSEIGLGAWQLANPDWGIHDRAAALRIIDRSLDAGCTFFDTAPAYAAHGRGLSEELLGQALKHVRQKVVICTKFGRSPEGSTNFDTSAIRPSLEGSLRRLQTDYVDILLLHSPPRELMDGRCSSQYAELEKLKTEGKLRVYGVSLDWRVDAETVVETTRSKALEVLYNVFHQEPGGAFPAAKERGVGLIAKVPLDSGWLSGRYRRDAEFTDVRRRWSPEVLARRTALVERLAALLPPGTSMTHAALQYILAQPQVSTVIPGAKSVEQALDNFAAANARLAPETVDAIRALWQRELKDDPLPW
- a CDS encoding LysR family transcriptional regulator — its product is MDRLAAIEAFVEAAELGSFTLAARRLRVTPSAVSRRITQLEGEVGVRLFHRTTRAVTLSDEGRAFFERARAALRELDDAQRATSGLRDRPAGLLRVEAPTVVGRHVLVPVLARFAERYPDVDVELVLRDDPADLASERIDVAVRLGTLPDSGLIARPVGRSRMLVCGAPGYLRKHGRPRTVDDLERHVRLGYAAHGRLIPWRLRDGVKVREIAPTRRIVVDDGEALIELAIEGAGLAWLCDFMLARAGKARKLVEVLPDTACDAVAISVVSLPTRHVLPKVRAFTEHLRRALAPDGAAKRRSTR